In Canis lupus dingo isolate Sandy chromosome 27, ASM325472v2, whole genome shotgun sequence, one genomic interval encodes:
- the KLRK1 gene encoding NKG2-D type II integral membrane protein isoform X2, whose translation MKLVRDRWAHHSMEMNEILNYNSEPVTHGTSPQRQKRKPTLITSKCGENSSPLFVTCSIAIAMGIHFIIMVMICGAIIIRYSLFNQEAPISLQESYCGPCPKNWICYRNSCYQFFNESKSWYQSQASCRSQNSSLLKIYSREDQDFFKLVKSYHWMGLIQIPTNGSWQWEDGTILLPNQLTMVEMQNGTCAVYGSSFKGYTENCLTPNTYICMQRIV comes from the exons ATGAAGTTGGTCCGAGATCGGTGGGCTCATCACAGCATGG AGATGAATGAAATCCTTAATTATAACTCTGAACCGGTAACACATGGTACTtctccacaaaggcaaaagagaaagcCTACATTAATCACCAGCAAATGTGGAGAAAACT CATCTCCACTTTTCGTAACCTGTTCCATTGCTATAGCTATGGGGATCCATTTCATCATAATGGTAATGATATGCGGTGCCATAATCATCAGATATT cattATTCAACCAGGAAGCTCCAATTTCTTTGCAAG aaagtTATTGTGGTCCGTGTCCTAAAAACTGGATATGTTATAGAAACAGCTGTTACCAATTTTTTAATGAGAGTAAAAGCTGGTATCAGAGCCAAGCTTCTTGTAGGTCTCAAAATTCCAGTCTTCTGAAGATATACAGCAGAGAGGACCAG GATTTCTTTAAATTGGTAAAATCATATCATTGGATGGGACTAATACAAATTCCAACAAATGGATCCTGGCAGTGGGAAGATGGCACCATTCTCTTGCCCAATCA ACTAACAATGGTTGAAATGCAGAATGGAACCTGTGCAGTTTATGGATCAAGTTTTAAAGGTTACACTGAAAACTGTCTAACTCCAAACACATACATCTGCATGCAGAGGATTGTGTAA
- the KLRK1 gene encoding NKG2-D type II integral membrane protein isoform X1 yields MKLVRDRWAHHSMEMNEILNYNSEPVTHGTSPQRQKRKPTLITSKCGENSSPLFVTCSIAIAMGIHFIIMVMICGAIIIRYSGSLYLSILLIIILLALFNQEAPISLQESYCGPCPKNWICYRNSCYQFFNESKSWYQSQASCRSQNSSLLKIYSREDQDFFKLVKSYHWMGLIQIPTNGSWQWEDGTILLPNQLTMVEMQNGTCAVYGSSFKGYTENCLTPNTYICMQRIV; encoded by the exons ATGAAGTTGGTCCGAGATCGGTGGGCTCATCACAGCATGG AGATGAATGAAATCCTTAATTATAACTCTGAACCGGTAACACATGGTACTtctccacaaaggcaaaagagaaagcCTACATTAATCACCAGCAAATGTGGAGAAAACT CATCTCCACTTTTCGTAACCTGTTCCATTGCTATAGCTATGGGGATCCATTTCATCATAATGGTAATGATATGCGGTGCCATAATCATCAGATATT ctggaagtttgtacctctcaatcctcttaattattattttattagcattATTCAACCAGGAAGCTCCAATTTCTTTGCAAG aaagtTATTGTGGTCCGTGTCCTAAAAACTGGATATGTTATAGAAACAGCTGTTACCAATTTTTTAATGAGAGTAAAAGCTGGTATCAGAGCCAAGCTTCTTGTAGGTCTCAAAATTCCAGTCTTCTGAAGATATACAGCAGAGAGGACCAG GATTTCTTTAAATTGGTAAAATCATATCATTGGATGGGACTAATACAAATTCCAACAAATGGATCCTGGCAGTGGGAAGATGGCACCATTCTCTTGCCCAATCA ACTAACAATGGTTGAAATGCAGAATGGAACCTGTGCAGTTTATGGATCAAGTTTTAAAGGTTACACTGAAAACTGTCTAACTCCAAACACATACATCTGCATGCAGAGGATTGTGTAA